One window of the Klebsiella sp. WP3-W18-ESBL-02 genome contains the following:
- a CDS encoding capsule biosynthesis protein yields the protein MNMNKVLSSRFIARKKRLACSVIKKIRQIDIQRHLWKAIIAAPMCLLIIYLAVFSQPRYVSESKVAVKRPNELDSSNLNFGLLLGASNPSSAEDSLYLKEYINSPDMLQTLDKKLNFHHAFSQSGWDFLFHLPADITAERYLDYYRSRLSVNYDEKTGLLSIETQGFTPEFAQAFNQAVLKESERFINELSHKISREQMQFAEEQLQETKDRLSASKTQLLAYQNSNNVLDPAASAEAATTLVNTLIAKRIDMEAELRNLLTYLREDAPQVVSTKNAIKSLQAQIDVEQNKITAPDGKKLNSMAADFEDLKTTVKFDNDLYALALQAIEKTRLESARKLKTLSVISSPQLPQESRFPNVLYLLASWLLVCCLLFGTAKLLIAIIEDHKD from the coding sequence ATGAATATGAATAAAGTGCTGTCTAGCCGTTTTATTGCCAGGAAAAAAAGGCTGGCTTGCTCGGTAATAAAAAAAATCCGACAAATCGATATTCAGCGCCATCTGTGGAAGGCCATTATCGCCGCCCCGATGTGCCTGTTGATTATCTATCTGGCGGTTTTCAGCCAGCCGCGCTACGTCAGTGAGTCTAAGGTCGCGGTTAAACGGCCCAACGAACTCGACAGTTCCAACCTGAATTTCGGCCTGCTGCTGGGGGCCTCTAACCCGTCATCCGCCGAAGATTCGTTGTACCTGAAAGAGTACATTAACTCACCGGATATGCTGCAAACTCTGGATAAGAAACTCAATTTTCATCACGCGTTTAGCCAAAGCGGCTGGGATTTCTTGTTCCACCTCCCCGCCGATATCACCGCAGAGCGTTATCTGGATTACTACCGCTCGCGCCTGAGCGTAAATTACGATGAAAAAACCGGCCTGCTGTCTATTGAAACGCAGGGGTTTACCCCCGAATTCGCGCAGGCGTTTAACCAGGCGGTGCTGAAAGAGTCCGAGCGTTTTATTAACGAGCTATCGCACAAAATCTCGCGCGAGCAGATGCAGTTTGCCGAAGAGCAGCTGCAGGAAACAAAAGATCGTCTGAGCGCAAGCAAAACCCAGCTATTAGCCTACCAGAATAGCAACAATGTGCTCGACCCAGCGGCGTCGGCGGAAGCGGCCACCACGTTGGTCAATACGCTAATCGCAAAGCGAATCGATATGGAAGCGGAGCTGCGTAATCTGCTGACCTATTTACGCGAAGATGCACCGCAGGTGGTCAGCACCAAAAATGCGATTAAGTCTTTACAGGCCCAGATTGACGTTGAGCAAAACAAAATCACCGCGCCGGACGGTAAGAAACTGAATAGCATGGCCGCTGATTTTGAAGATCTGAAAACCACGGTGAAATTCGATAATGATCTGTATGCGCTGGCGTTACAGGCTATTGAAAAAACGCGTCTGGAAAGCGCGCGTAAATTAAAAACGCTGTCTGTGATTAGCTCACCGCAACTGCCGCAAGAATCCAGATTTCCCAATGTACTGTATCTCTTAGCCAGTTGGTTATTGGTGTGTTGTCTGCTTTTTGGCACGGCCAAATTATTGATCGCCATTATTGAAGATCACAAAGACTAA
- a CDS encoding polysaccharide biosynthesis/export family protein, with translation MKLVKTILVLSILQSCQALAVGITADPQLTGAAGLPQLLAAKAQSTDSSGFDNTPIALPSPPLSRMFGAQLFNGSTADSGTSIGFNPGYIIGLGDTIQIRLWGAFNFDGALPVDPKGNIFVPNVGPLKVNGVSNGQLNSLVTAKIKEVYQSNVNVYASLLQAQPVKVFVTGYVRNPGLYGGVASDSLLSYLSKAGGVDSERGSYVDITVKRGKSVRSHINLYDFLLNGSLNLSQFADGDTIVVGPRQYTFSVEGDVYNSYDFEFHDSSIPVNEALQWSRPKPGATHFTIIRQQGAMKRTEYYPLSSASGKMLQDGDKLIVSSDRYAGTIQVRIEGAHSGEHAVVLPYGSTMKQVLAQIKTNSMSQLSSIQLYRHSVAVRQKEMLNTSLQKLEEASLSSQSATQEEARLRVQEAQLVSRFVAKARNVVPKGQVVLNESNLDSVILEDGDVIIIPEKTSLVMIHGSVLFPNAISWDKKFDVDDYIEKCGGLTQKSGQSKIIVIHQDGSAVDADDVDDVKPGDEIMVLPKYETKNLEVTRGISTILYQMAVAAKVILDL, from the coding sequence ATGAAATTAGTTAAAACGATTCTTGTATTGAGTATCCTGCAATCCTGCCAGGCGCTGGCGGTTGGAATTACCGCCGATCCGCAGCTGACGGGCGCGGCCGGGCTGCCTCAACTGCTGGCGGCCAAAGCACAAAGTACCGATAGCAGCGGTTTCGATAACACCCCAATTGCCCTGCCCTCGCCGCCGTTGAGCCGTATGTTCGGCGCACAGCTCTTCAATGGCTCCACGGCAGACAGCGGCACCAGTATTGGTTTCAACCCGGGTTATATCATCGGCTTAGGCGACACTATTCAGATTCGCCTGTGGGGCGCATTTAATTTCGACGGCGCGCTGCCCGTTGACCCGAAAGGCAATATTTTCGTGCCCAACGTCGGTCCGCTGAAGGTGAACGGCGTCAGTAACGGTCAGCTCAATAGCCTGGTCACGGCAAAAATCAAAGAAGTCTATCAGTCGAACGTCAACGTCTATGCCTCGCTGCTTCAGGCACAGCCGGTGAAAGTGTTCGTCACCGGCTACGTCAGAAACCCGGGGCTTTACGGCGGCGTGGCCTCCGACTCGCTGCTCTCCTATCTAAGCAAGGCGGGTGGTGTCGACAGCGAGCGCGGCAGCTATGTCGATATCACCGTGAAGCGCGGTAAAAGCGTGCGCTCGCACATCAACCTGTACGACTTCCTGCTGAACGGCTCGCTGAATCTGTCACAGTTTGCCGATGGCGATACCATCGTGGTCGGCCCGCGCCAGTATACCTTTAGCGTCGAAGGCGACGTGTATAACAGCTATGACTTCGAGTTTCACGATAGCAGCATCCCGGTAAACGAAGCGCTGCAATGGTCGCGGCCCAAGCCGGGCGCAACGCACTTTACCATTATCCGCCAGCAGGGTGCGATGAAGCGGACCGAGTACTACCCGCTTAGCAGCGCCTCCGGAAAAATGCTGCAAGACGGCGATAAACTGATCGTCAGCTCTGACCGCTATGCCGGAACAATCCAGGTCCGTATTGAAGGTGCCCACTCCGGCGAACACGCGGTGGTACTGCCGTATGGCTCGACCATGAAGCAGGTGCTGGCGCAGATAAAAACTAACAGCATGTCACAGCTCAGCAGCATACAGCTCTACCGCCACTCGGTGGCCGTACGCCAGAAAGAGATGCTCAATACTTCGCTGCAGAAGCTGGAGGAAGCCTCGCTTTCATCGCAGTCAGCGACTCAGGAAGAGGCTCGGCTGCGCGTGCAGGAAGCGCAGCTCGTCAGCCGCTTCGTCGCCAAAGCGCGCAACGTGGTGCCTAAGGGCCAGGTAGTGCTTAACGAGAGCAACCTCGACAGCGTCATTCTGGAAGACGGCGACGTTATCATCATTCCGGAAAAAACCTCGCTGGTCATGATCCACGGTTCGGTGCTGTTCCCCAACGCAATATCCTGGGATAAGAAGTTCGATGTGGATGACTACATTGAGAAGTGCGGCGGCCTGACGCAGAAATCGGGGCAGTCAAAAATTATCGTTATTCATCAGGATGGTTCCGCAGTCGATGCCGACGATGTCGATGACGTGAAGCCCGGCGACGAAATTATGGTCCTGCCGAAGTACGAAACGAAGAATCTGGAAGTGACGCGCGGTATCTCCACCATCCTTTACCAGATGGCGGTGGCGGCGAAGGTTATTTTGGATCTGTAA
- a CDS encoding capsular polysaccharide biosynthesis protein, producing the protein MIGIYSSGIWQLPHLQRFLGEACCKLTPLSSLPGNVDAIAVWGERPSALRPIERAQKAGLPVLRLEDGFTRSLELGVNGAPPLGIVVDDLGIYYDARRPSRLEILIKQEAETPTLKNEALRVTAFIVENDLSKYNHAPRFKETHHDNVTLVVDQTYGDVSVTLGGATERQFAAMLSCAKKEHPHGEIWVKTHPDVLTGKKKGYFEALTADPRIRLITKDFSPQSLLRQVSHVYTVTSQYGIEALMAGKKVTCFGLPWYAGWGLTDDRHPQSQDIAARRGNAPLSALVAAAWLQYTRYVDPHTGEASTLPDVLEYLRLQRQHLLARSGQLWAPGMTLWKSSIVRPFLKTSGNSVDFSHKGKEASACVVWGIKGEQRWRQKASQYDIPVWRMEDGFLRSSGLGSDLQPPLSLVLDKTGIYYDASRPSDLENLLIHSDLVPEQQRRAESLRQKLIANKLSKYNLGASWQIPAGAAGKRRLLVTGQVENDASIASGTATIRTNLSLLSTVRARHPDAFIIYKPHPDVLVGNRPGHIPDEEMHRLADCVALDADIIECIQQVDEVHTMTSLSGFEALMHGKAVYCYGMPFYAGWGLTTDEYACERRQRLLTISDLLYQTLIGYPAYIHPESKQCISPEMAMDWLLAQKRQAMGIKRGAGQYLQRQGRKLHMLMKTMKN; encoded by the coding sequence ATGATAGGCATCTACTCTTCAGGTATCTGGCAACTCCCGCATCTTCAGCGCTTTTTAGGCGAAGCATGCTGCAAACTGACCCCGCTATCTTCTCTCCCGGGCAACGTGGATGCCATTGCCGTTTGGGGCGAACGCCCTTCTGCCCTGCGCCCAATTGAACGGGCGCAAAAAGCCGGGTTGCCCGTACTGCGCCTGGAGGATGGATTCACCCGTTCGTTAGAACTTGGGGTAAACGGCGCACCGCCGTTGGGCATCGTGGTGGACGATCTCGGTATCTATTACGACGCCCGTCGCCCCAGCCGTCTGGAAATACTGATCAAACAAGAAGCCGAAACCCCAACGTTGAAAAACGAAGCGCTGCGTGTCACCGCGTTTATTGTTGAAAACGATCTTTCAAAGTACAACCATGCCCCACGCTTCAAAGAAACGCATCATGACAACGTGACGCTGGTTGTCGATCAAACCTACGGCGACGTCTCCGTTACGCTCGGTGGAGCAACCGAGCGCCAGTTTGCGGCGATGCTTTCCTGTGCGAAGAAGGAGCACCCGCACGGTGAGATTTGGGTTAAAACCCATCCGGATGTGCTGACAGGAAAAAAGAAAGGCTATTTTGAAGCGCTGACCGCCGATCCCCGCATTCGGCTGATAACGAAAGATTTCAGCCCGCAGTCCCTGCTGCGCCAGGTTTCGCACGTTTATACCGTGACCTCGCAGTACGGAATTGAAGCATTAATGGCGGGTAAGAAAGTGACCTGTTTCGGCCTGCCGTGGTATGCCGGCTGGGGGTTAACCGATGACCGTCATCCTCAATCACAGGACATTGCCGCCCGCCGTGGCAACGCACCGCTCAGCGCCCTGGTTGCCGCCGCATGGCTGCAATACACCCGCTACGTTGACCCGCACACGGGTGAAGCTAGCACGCTACCCGATGTACTGGAGTACCTGCGTCTACAGCGTCAACATTTGCTGGCCCGTAGCGGCCAATTGTGGGCCCCCGGAATGACGCTGTGGAAGAGCAGTATCGTTCGACCCTTTCTAAAAACATCCGGCAACAGCGTTGATTTCTCGCATAAGGGAAAAGAAGCCAGCGCCTGCGTCGTCTGGGGAATTAAGGGTGAGCAGCGCTGGCGGCAGAAGGCTTCCCAGTACGATATCCCGGTATGGCGGATGGAAGATGGCTTTCTCCGCTCTTCAGGGCTGGGCTCAGATTTGCAGCCACCGCTATCTCTGGTGCTGGACAAAACCGGCATTTACTACGATGCCAGTCGTCCCAGTGACCTTGAAAATTTGCTCATACATTCTGACCTGGTGCCGGAACAGCAGCGGCGGGCAGAGTCTTTACGGCAGAAGCTTATCGCAAACAAACTGAGTAAATACAACCTTGGCGCCAGCTGGCAGATACCCGCCGGGGCCGCAGGTAAGCGTAGGCTGCTGGTGACGGGACAGGTGGAGAATGATGCCTCCATCGCGAGTGGAACCGCAACGATCAGAACAAACCTGTCGCTGCTGAGCACCGTACGAGCACGCCATCCCGATGCATTTATTATCTACAAGCCCCACCCGGACGTCCTAGTTGGCAACCGACCGGGCCATATTCCGGATGAGGAAATGCACCGCCTTGCCGACTGCGTCGCGCTGGACGCCGATATCATCGAATGTATTCAACAGGTTGATGAAGTGCACACCATGACTTCGCTATCAGGGTTTGAGGCCCTGATGCACGGCAAGGCTGTTTATTGTTACGGCATGCCCTTCTACGCAGGCTGGGGGCTAACCACCGACGAATACGCCTGCGAACGACGTCAGCGTTTACTGACCATTAGCGACTTGCTCTACCAAACGCTTATCGGCTACCCCGCCTACATTCATCCGGAATCTAAACAGTGCATCTCACCGGAGATGGCCATGGACTGGCTGCTTGCACAAAAGCGGCAGGCGATGGGGATAAAACGTGGCGCAGGTCAGTATTTGCAGCGGCAGGGTCGCAAGCTGCACATGCTGATGAAAACGATGAAGAACTAG
- the ettA gene encoding energy-dependent translational throttle protein EttA, producing MAQFVYTMHRVGKVVPPKRHILKNISLSFFPGAKIGVLGLNGAGKSTLLRIMAGIDTDIEGEARPQPGLKIGYLPQEPQLNPEHTVRESVEEAVAEVVNALKGLDEVYAKYAEPDADFDKLAAQQGKFEEIIQAHDGHNLNVQLERAADALRLPDWDAKIEKLSGGERRRVALCRLLLEKPDMLLLDEPTNHLDAESVAWLERFLHDFEGTVVAITHDRYFLDNVAGWILELDRGEGIPWEGNYSSWLEQKDQRLAQEASQEAARRKSIEKELEWVRQGAKGRQSKGKARLARFEELNNVEYQKRNETNELFIPPGARLGDKVVEVSNLRKSYGDRVLIDDLSFSVPKGAIVGIIGPNGAGKSTLFRMMSGQEQPDSGSITLGETVKLASVDQFRDAMDNSKTVWEEVSGGLDIMKIGNTEMPSRAYVGRFNFKGVDQGKRVGELSGGERGRLHLAKLLQVGGNVLLLDEPTNDLDIETLRALENALLEFPGCAMVISHDRWFLDRIATHILDYQDEGKVEFFEGNFTEYEEYKKRTLGADALEPKRIKYKRIAK from the coding sequence GTGGCTCAATTCGTTTATACCATGCATCGTGTCGGCAAAGTGGTTCCGCCGAAACGTCATATTCTTAAAAACATCTCGCTGAGCTTCTTCCCTGGCGCAAAAATCGGTGTTCTGGGTCTGAACGGCGCCGGTAAATCTACCCTACTGCGCATCATGGCCGGTATTGATACCGACATTGAAGGTGAAGCGCGCCCGCAGCCGGGCCTTAAAATTGGCTACCTGCCGCAGGAGCCGCAGCTGAATCCTGAACATACCGTTCGTGAATCCGTTGAAGAAGCCGTTGCCGAAGTGGTTAACGCGCTGAAAGGCCTGGACGAAGTGTACGCCAAGTACGCTGAACCGGACGCCGACTTCGACAAGCTGGCTGCCCAGCAGGGTAAGTTCGAAGAAATTATCCAGGCGCACGACGGCCACAACCTGAACGTGCAGCTTGAGCGCGCCGCTGATGCGCTGCGTCTGCCGGACTGGGACGCTAAAATCGAAAAACTCTCCGGTGGTGAACGCCGCCGCGTCGCGCTGTGCCGTCTGCTGCTGGAAAAACCAGACATGCTGCTGCTCGACGAACCCACTAACCACCTGGATGCGGAATCCGTCGCCTGGCTGGAACGCTTCCTGCACGACTTCGAAGGCACCGTTGTGGCGATTACCCACGACCGTTACTTCCTCGATAACGTTGCCGGTTGGATCCTCGAACTTGACCGCGGTGAAGGTATTCCGTGGGAAGGTAACTACTCCTCCTGGCTGGAGCAGAAAGATCAGCGTCTGGCTCAGGAAGCCTCTCAGGAAGCGGCTCGCCGCAAATCCATCGAGAAAGAGCTGGAGTGGGTTCGTCAGGGCGCGAAAGGTCGTCAGTCTAAAGGCAAAGCACGTCTGGCGCGTTTTGAAGAGCTCAACAACGTTGAGTATCAGAAACGTAACGAAACCAACGAACTGTTCATTCCACCTGGCGCACGTCTGGGCGACAAAGTTGTGGAAGTCAGCAACCTGCGTAAGTCCTATGGCGACCGCGTGCTGATCGACGACCTGAGCTTCTCCGTGCCGAAAGGCGCGATTGTCGGGATCATCGGCCCGAACGGCGCGGGTAAATCGACCCTGTTCCGCATGATGTCTGGCCAGGAACAGCCTGACAGCGGCTCAATCACCCTAGGTGAAACCGTGAAGCTGGCTTCGGTTGACCAGTTCCGCGATGCGATGGATAACAGCAAAACCGTGTGGGAAGAAGTGTCCGGCGGGCTGGATATCATGAAGATCGGCAACACCGAGATGCCAAGCCGCGCCTACGTTGGCCGCTTTAACTTTAAAGGCGTCGACCAGGGCAAACGCGTTGGCGAGCTGTCCGGCGGTGAGCGCGGTCGTCTGCACCTGGCGAAGCTGCTGCAGGTGGGCGGCAACGTCCTGCTGCTCGATGAACCGACCAACGACCTGGATATCGAAACCCTGCGCGCGCTGGAAAACGCCCTGCTGGAGTTCCCGGGCTGCGCAATGGTTATCTCGCACGACCGTTGGTTCCTCGACCGTATCGCGACCCACATTCTGGACTATCAGGATGAAGGTAAAGTGGAGTTCTTTGAAGGTAACTTCACCGAATACGAAGAGTACAAGAAACGCACGCTGGGCGCGGATGCGCTGGAGCCGAAGCGTATTAAGTACAAGCGTATTGCGAAGTAA